The following coding sequences lie in one Nocardioides sambongensis genomic window:
- a CDS encoding ComEA family DNA-binding protein, producing MSSRPDPAGRSPRSDVAARRLAALAADLASHRDGATVPGEPPEEQWWADHTRVAPRRQPSDPSTPPASAPAAPPPLPVPGRHAARRRVPLLSRVPLPPAMTGFTWGPAHLTVVALLIAGGLAATAWWVGRDAGAEQVAPSALSDAPEALAPTLAGETLVGAEATPDGPEGTGQVTVDVAGKVRRPGIQVLDAGSRVVDALEAAGGARAGVDLSSINLARPLTDGEQILVGLPAGVAAPAPSGGGSTATPLVNLNTATAEQLETLPEVGPVTAAAIVAWREERGGFTSVDELIDVDGIGEKTLETIRPHVSV from the coding sequence ATGTCGTCCCGACCCGATCCCGCCGGTCGCTCGCCACGGTCCGACGTCGCGGCCCGACGGCTGGCCGCCCTGGCCGCCGACCTCGCCTCGCACCGGGACGGCGCCACGGTCCCGGGAGAGCCGCCGGAGGAGCAGTGGTGGGCCGACCACACCCGGGTCGCGCCGCGACGACAGCCGTCCGATCCGAGCACGCCACCGGCGTCGGCACCCGCAGCGCCCCCGCCGCTGCCCGTCCCCGGCCGCCACGCCGCCCGGCGGCGCGTTCCGCTGCTCAGCCGGGTCCCGCTCCCGCCGGCGATGACCGGGTTCACCTGGGGACCGGCCCACCTGACCGTCGTCGCACTCCTCATCGCCGGCGGTCTCGCCGCGACCGCCTGGTGGGTCGGCAGGGACGCCGGCGCCGAGCAGGTCGCACCCAGCGCGCTGAGCGACGCGCCCGAGGCGCTCGCCCCGACCCTGGCCGGCGAGACCCTGGTCGGCGCCGAGGCGACGCCGGACGGCCCCGAGGGCACCGGGCAGGTGACCGTCGACGTGGCCGGCAAGGTACGACGCCCCGGCATCCAGGTGCTCGACGCGGGGTCCCGCGTGGTCGACGCCCTCGAGGCCGCCGGCGGCGCCCGCGCCGGGGTGGACCTGAGCTCGATCAACCTGGCCCGGCCGCTCACCGACGGCGAGCAGATCCTGGTCGGACTCCCGGCCGGGGTGGCGGCGCCGGCTCCCTCCGGGGGCGGGTCGACCGCGACCCCGCTGGTCAACCTGAACACCGCGACCGCCGAACAGCTCGAGACGCTGCCCGAGGTCGGCCCGGTGACCGCTGCCGCGATCGTCGCCTGGCGCGAGGAGCGGGGCGGGTTCACCAGCGTCGACGAGCTGATCGACGTCGACGGCATCGGAGAGAAGACCCTGGAGACGATCCGACCCCACGTGTCGGTGTGA
- the leuS gene encoding leucine--tRNA ligase yields MREQTHQPTDADRASDETAPASYDARSVEDKWLPVWDGLDPFRADDAAVLAGERPKRYALTMFPYPSGDLHMGHAEVFALHDVISRYWRFRGYEVLNPMGWDSFGLPAENAAIRNDEHPATYTYANIDTQYSSMKRYGVSFDWSRRLHTSDPEYYKWTQWLFLKLREQGLAYRKNSPVNWCPQDQTVLANEQVLADGTCERCGADVTKRELTQWYFRTTVYAQELYDSLDGLQDSWIGKVVNAQRNWIGRSEGAHVTFEIEGGATEHDPITVFTTRPDTVFGTTFMVVAVDAKLADALVTDEQRAEFESYRDEIRKASDIDRLATDRAKTGVFLGVHAVNPVTGDRIPVWATDYVLADYGTGAVMGVPGGDQRDWEFATAFDLPIVRTTEPPADFEGEAYAGEGPTINSPAEGVACGLTLNGLSVDEAKRATIDHLEQLGSGSGTVNFRLRDWLLSRQRYWGAPIPIIHCEKCGEVPVPTDQLPVELPELRGADLKPKGSSPLGAATEWVEVDCPECGGAARRDTDTMDTFVDSSWYFFRYLSPHDDTQAFGPALAEAWGPVDLYIGGDEHAVLHLLYARFFTKALRDAGLITWDEPFSAYLSQGKVINGGRKMSKSLGNGVNLGEQLEAFGVDAVRLTLVFASPPEDNIDWADVSPTGAAKFLQRAWRLSGDVASAPGADVTTGDLALRKITARTVADAEKLVESYRFNVVVARMMELVNATRKAIDAGCGPADPAVREAAEVVAMLLSLVAPYTAEEMWERLGHAPTVAHATWPVVDPALLVEDAVTAVVQIQGKVKARLEVSPEITAEELEAAALADDTVVRAIDGRAVRKVIVRAPKLVNVVVG; encoded by the coding sequence ATGCGCGAGCAGACCCATCAGCCCACCGACGCCGACCGGGCGTCCGACGAGACCGCCCCGGCGTCGTACGACGCCCGCTCGGTCGAGGACAAGTGGCTGCCGGTCTGGGACGGGCTCGACCCCTTCCGCGCCGACGACGCCGCGGTGCTGGCCGGGGAGCGGCCGAAGCGCTACGCGCTGACGATGTTCCCCTATCCGAGCGGCGACCTGCACATGGGCCACGCCGAGGTCTTCGCGCTGCACGACGTGATCTCCCGCTACTGGCGGTTCCGTGGCTACGAGGTGCTCAACCCGATGGGCTGGGACTCGTTCGGGCTGCCCGCGGAGAACGCCGCGATCCGCAACGACGAGCACCCGGCCACCTACACCTACGCCAACATCGACACCCAGTACTCCTCGATGAAGCGGTACGGCGTCAGCTTCGACTGGTCCCGCCGGCTGCACACCTCCGACCCGGAGTACTACAAGTGGACGCAGTGGCTGTTCCTGAAGCTGCGCGAGCAGGGGCTGGCCTACCGGAAGAACTCCCCGGTCAACTGGTGCCCGCAGGACCAGACGGTGCTGGCCAACGAGCAGGTGCTGGCCGACGGCACCTGCGAGCGGTGCGGTGCCGACGTCACCAAGCGTGAGCTGACCCAGTGGTACTTCCGCACCACCGTCTACGCCCAGGAGCTCTACGACAGCCTGGACGGGCTGCAGGACAGCTGGATCGGCAAGGTCGTCAACGCCCAGCGCAACTGGATCGGGCGCTCCGAGGGCGCCCACGTGACCTTCGAGATCGAGGGCGGGGCGACCGAGCACGACCCGATCACGGTCTTCACCACCCGCCCCGACACCGTCTTCGGTACGACGTTCATGGTGGTCGCCGTCGACGCCAAGCTGGCCGACGCGCTGGTGACCGACGAGCAGCGCGCCGAGTTCGAGTCCTACCGCGACGAGATCCGCAAGGCCAGCGACATCGACCGCCTGGCGACGGACCGTGCGAAGACCGGCGTCTTCCTCGGTGTCCACGCGGTCAACCCGGTCACCGGCGACCGGATCCCGGTCTGGGCCACCGACTACGTGCTGGCCGACTACGGCACCGGGGCGGTGATGGGGGTCCCCGGCGGGGACCAGCGCGACTGGGAGTTCGCGACCGCGTTCGACCTGCCGATCGTGCGGACCACCGAGCCGCCCGCGGACTTCGAGGGGGAGGCCTACGCCGGTGAGGGCCCGACGATCAACTCGCCCGCCGAGGGCGTCGCGTGCGGGCTCACCCTCAACGGCTTGTCGGTGGACGAGGCCAAGCGCGCCACCATCGACCACCTGGAGCAGCTCGGCTCCGGCAGCGGCACGGTGAACTTCCGGCTGCGCGACTGGCTGCTCTCGCGGCAGCGCTACTGGGGCGCGCCGATCCCGATCATCCACTGCGAGAAGTGCGGTGAGGTGCCGGTGCCCACCGACCAGCTGCCGGTCGAGCTGCCCGAGCTGCGCGGTGCGGACCTGAAGCCGAAGGGGAGCTCGCCCCTGGGGGCGGCGACCGAGTGGGTCGAGGTCGACTGTCCGGAGTGCGGCGGTGCCGCGCGTCGGGACACCGACACCATGGACACCTTCGTCGACTCCTCCTGGTACTTCTTCCGCTACCTCTCCCCGCACGACGACACCCAGGCGTTCGGCCCCGCGCTGGCGGAGGCGTGGGGGCCGGTCGACCTCTACATCGGCGGCGACGAGCACGCGGTGCTGCACCTGCTCTACGCGCGGTTCTTCACCAAGGCCCTGCGCGATGCCGGGTTGATCACCTGGGACGAGCCGTTCTCGGCGTACCTCTCCCAGGGCAAGGTGATCAACGGCGGCCGGAAGATGAGCAAGTCGCTGGGCAACGGCGTCAACCTGGGCGAGCAGCTGGAGGCCTTCGGTGTCGACGCGGTCCGGTTGACCCTGGTCTTCGCCAGCCCGCCCGAGGACAACATCGACTGGGCCGACGTCTCCCCGACGGGCGCGGCGAAGTTCCTGCAGCGGGCGTGGCGACTCTCCGGCGACGTCGCCTCGGCCCCGGGGGCCGACGTCACCACCGGCGACCTGGCGCTGCGCAAGATCACCGCGCGCACCGTCGCCGACGCCGAGAAGCTGGTCGAGTCCTACCGCTTCAACGTGGTCGTGGCCCGGATGATGGAGCTGGTCAACGCGACCCGCAAGGCGATCGACGCGGGCTGCGGTCCGGCCGACCCGGCGGTACGTGAGGCGGCCGAGGTGGTCGCGATGCTGCTGTCGCTGGTCGCCCCCTACACCGCGGAGGAGATGTGGGAGCGGCTCGGGCACGCCCCGACGGTCGCGCACGCCACCTGGCCGGTCGTGGACCCCGCCCTGCTGGTCGAGGACGCCGTGACCGCCGTGGTCCAGATCCAGGGCAAGGTCAAGGCGCGGCTGGAGGTCTCGCCCGAGATCACCGCCGAGGAGCTGGAGGCGGCAGCGCTCGCCGACGACACCGTGGTCCGGGCTATCGACGGCCGGGCGGTGCGCAAGGTGATCGTGCGCGCGCCGAAGCTGGTCAACGTGGTCGTGGGCTGA
- a CDS encoding DegV family protein: MALVTDSTAELGLERAAGLGVTVVPLQVVVGDESYQEGAPEVTPERIAEALRHKRPVSTSRAAPAHFAELYARLAEEGAGSILSVHVSSQVSGTFESAQAGARQAPVPVRCLDSRQIGPATGFATEAAAAVLADGGSLDDAYDAALARAAACRTLLYVDTLEYLRRGGRVSNAAALFGGALAVKPLLGVEDGLIVPVARVRTSVKAIARLQALAVEAAGEQRVEVFVAHLAATERAEAFAASLAEELGERLVGDVRCREIGAVLGAHVGPGMLATCIAPVLT; this comes from the coding sequence GTGGCACTGGTGACCGACTCGACGGCCGAGCTCGGCCTCGAGCGCGCCGCCGGTCTCGGCGTCACCGTGGTGCCGCTGCAGGTCGTCGTCGGCGACGAGTCCTACCAGGAGGGTGCCCCGGAGGTCACTCCGGAGCGGATCGCCGAGGCGCTGCGGCACAAGCGCCCGGTCAGCACGTCCCGTGCGGCACCCGCCCACTTCGCCGAGCTCTACGCCCGGCTGGCCGAGGAGGGCGCCGGGTCGATCCTCTCGGTGCACGTCTCCAGCCAGGTCTCGGGCACCTTCGAGTCCGCCCAGGCCGGGGCGCGGCAGGCACCGGTCCCGGTGCGCTGCCTGGACAGTCGGCAGATCGGTCCGGCGACGGGGTTCGCGACCGAGGCGGCCGCCGCCGTCCTCGCCGACGGGGGCAGCCTCGACGACGCCTACGACGCGGCCCTCGCACGCGCTGCTGCCTGCCGGACCCTGCTTTACGTCGACACGCTGGAGTACCTGCGGCGTGGCGGCCGGGTGAGCAACGCGGCCGCCCTCTTCGGCGGTGCCCTCGCGGTGAAGCCGCTGCTCGGCGTCGAGGACGGCCTCATCGTCCCGGTGGCCCGGGTGCGCACCTCGGTGAAGGCGATCGCCCGACTGCAGGCACTGGCCGTCGAGGCGGCCGGGGAGCAGCGGGTGGAGGTGTTCGTGGCCCATCTCGCGGCCACCGAGCGTGCCGAGGCGTTCGCCGCCTCGCTCGCCGAGGAGCTGGGGGAGCGCCTGGTCGGCGACGTCCGGTGCCGCGAGATCGGTGCGGTGCTCGGCGCCCACGTCGGCCCCGGCATGCTCGCCACCTGCATCGCCCCCGTCCTCACCTGA
- the rpsT gene encoding 30S ribosomal protein S20 — protein MANIKSQIKRNKQNEKRHERNKAVKTGLKSAVRKFREAAEAGDKEAAVTAGRDATRALDKAVSKGVIHKNQAANRKSAIMKKAASL, from the coding sequence GTGGCGAACATCAAGAGCCAGATCAAGCGGAACAAGCAGAACGAGAAGCGCCACGAGCGCAACAAGGCCGTCAAGACCGGTCTGAAGTCGGCTGTCCGCAAGTTCCGCGAGGCCGCTGAGGCCGGCGACAAGGAGGCCGCGGTGACCGCTGGCCGCGACGCCACCCGCGCGCTGGACAAGGCCGTCTCCAAGGGCGTCATCCACAAGAACCAGGCCGCCAACCGCAAGTCGGCGATCATGAAGAAGGCCGCCTCTCTCTGA
- the holA gene encoding DNA polymerase III subunit delta, which produces MRAHDVLGRVVLITGKEEFLGARVVGEVKDLVRSHDPESEFSEAAASELTLATLGELAAPSLFSSVRCVVVRGLEDLPDESVAGLLDYAAAPAEDVALVLVHGGGPKGSGVLTKLRKQANVTEHKSGEVKPWEMADFAVGEAKRRGVRLDKPAAQVLAEAVGNDLRSLAAAVDQLVSDFPDQRLDEAKIRQYFGGRAEVKNYEIADAILAGQRERALGELRWALEAGTSEVYILSAVAAQTRTLANHVGGNRDQGMPSWKARNLGKQAAGWTADGLGRALQEIARADADLKGAASDPSYTLERLVLTVASLRGRR; this is translated from the coding sequence ATGCGAGCCCACGACGTCCTCGGCCGAGTCGTGCTGATCACCGGCAAGGAGGAGTTCCTCGGGGCCCGGGTGGTCGGCGAGGTCAAGGACCTGGTGCGGTCCCACGACCCGGAGTCGGAGTTCTCCGAGGCCGCGGCCTCCGAGCTCACCCTGGCCACGCTGGGCGAGCTCGCCGCACCGTCGCTCTTCTCCTCCGTCCGCTGCGTGGTCGTCCGTGGGCTGGAGGACCTCCCGGACGAGTCGGTCGCCGGCCTCCTCGACTACGCCGCGGCGCCGGCCGAGGACGTCGCGCTGGTCCTGGTGCACGGCGGCGGTCCCAAGGGGAGCGGCGTGCTGACCAAGCTGCGCAAGCAGGCCAACGTCACCGAGCACAAGTCCGGCGAGGTGAAGCCGTGGGAGATGGCCGACTTCGCGGTCGGCGAGGCGAAGCGTCGCGGGGTGCGGCTGGACAAGCCGGCCGCACAGGTGCTCGCCGAGGCGGTCGGCAACGACCTGCGCTCCCTGGCGGCCGCGGTCGACCAGCTCGTCAGCGACTTCCCGGACCAGCGCCTGGACGAGGCGAAGATCCGGCAGTACTTCGGCGGCCGTGCCGAGGTGAAGAACTACGAGATCGCGGATGCGATCCTGGCCGGGCAGCGCGAGCGCGCCCTGGGCGAGCTGCGCTGGGCGCTCGAGGCGGGGACGTCGGAGGTCTACATCCTCTCGGCGGTGGCGGCGCAGACCCGCACGCTGGCCAACCACGTCGGCGGCAACCGCGACCAGGGCATGCCGTCCTGGAAGGCCCGCAACCTGGGGAAGCAGGCCGCGGGCTGGACCGCCGACGGGCTCGGCCGCGCGCTGCAGGAGATCGCCCGCGCGGACGCCGACCTCAAGGGCGCGGCGAGCGATCCGTCCTACACGCTGGAGCGGCTGGTGCTGACCGTCGCCTCACTGCGCGGCCGACGCTGA
- a CDS encoding PhoX family protein, translating into MTSAPPEPRRLLPITPVERDGQRHGSRSYLTCLYRCGNACDHPEPNTTDNAHVRDVIGSALRRRAVLRGAAVGGGALVIGAGSLGSAAADPTDLAGKKGRGNGKDRLDKGVLGTADFRAVPPNKRDAVVVPDGFDHNVIIRWGDPVVAGAPAFDPANLTVNAVKKQFGYNNDYVGVVPTGRNTALMVVNHEYDDPGLMYPAGRYSQAEIAELGLYTHGLSVVQIRRGEVDGSWYRERNLSKARKNRRINVDTGFRLTGPAAGHELLRTGKDGSGRRVMGTLNNCAGGLTPWGTILSGEENFNQYFNVSGEMPAGPTLADGTALETSYSRYGIGANPSDPRQWYTVDDRFDMTSEPNEPHRFGWIVQVDPNDPDSAPRKHTMLGRFKHEGANMTLSRGRAVVYMGDDERGDYLYKFVSADRYDPRGSKRAQRHNMALLDRGTLYVAKLTGDGTEDGVSDGTGEWIRLCTDTRSFVPGMTVAEVLIFTRHAADKVGPTKMDRPEDVEVNPVNGKVYAALTNNSNRGSAFPADEANPITSSQVRSGPASELTTASGNRNGYVLEMTATGGDHTRPTFRWDLFLICGDPDAPETYFAGFPKESVSRISCPDNLTFDARGNLWISTDGNALGANDGLFRVPVSGPRRGEVKQFLSVPRGAECCGPLIYDGDRSLFFAPQHPGEVSGATFEEPASTWPHSDDFPRPSVCVAYRQR; encoded by the coding sequence ATGACCTCTGCGCCCCCCGAGCCCCGCCGTCTGCTGCCGATCACGCCCGTGGAGCGTGACGGGCAGCGGCACGGCTCGCGTTCCTACCTGACCTGCCTCTACCGCTGCGGCAACGCCTGCGACCACCCCGAGCCCAACACCACCGACAACGCCCACGTCCGGGACGTGATCGGCTCGGCGCTGCGTCGTCGTGCGGTGCTCCGGGGCGCCGCCGTGGGCGGCGGTGCGTTGGTCATCGGCGCCGGCAGCCTCGGCTCGGCAGCGGCGGACCCGACCGACCTGGCCGGCAAGAAGGGCAGGGGCAACGGCAAGGACCGGCTCGACAAGGGCGTGCTCGGCACGGCGGACTTCCGTGCCGTCCCGCCGAACAAGCGCGACGCGGTGGTCGTGCCCGACGGCTTCGACCACAACGTGATCATCCGCTGGGGAGACCCGGTCGTCGCCGGCGCCCCGGCCTTCGACCCGGCGAACCTGACCGTGAACGCGGTCAAGAAGCAGTTCGGCTACAACAACGACTACGTCGGCGTGGTGCCGACCGGACGCAACACCGCGCTGATGGTGGTCAACCACGAGTACGACGACCCGGGGCTGATGTATCCGGCCGGGCGCTACTCGCAGGCCGAGATCGCCGAGCTCGGGCTCTACACCCACGGTCTCTCCGTGGTGCAGATCAGGCGTGGTGAGGTGGACGGCTCCTGGTACCGCGAGCGCAACCTGTCCAAGGCCCGGAAGAACCGTCGGATCAACGTCGACACGGGGTTCCGCCTCACCGGACCCGCCGCCGGGCACGAGCTGCTCAGGACCGGCAAGGACGGCTCGGGCCGACGGGTGATGGGCACGCTGAACAACTGCGCCGGCGGCCTCACGCCGTGGGGGACGATCCTCTCCGGCGAGGAGAACTTCAACCAGTACTTCAACGTGTCCGGCGAGATGCCGGCCGGGCCGACGCTCGCGGACGGCACCGCCCTGGAGACGTCGTACAGCCGCTACGGGATCGGCGCCAACCCGAGCGACCCGCGCCAGTGGTACACCGTCGACGACCGGTTCGACATGACCAGCGAGCCCAACGAGCCGCACCGGTTCGGGTGGATCGTGCAGGTCGACCCGAACGACCCCGACTCCGCGCCGCGCAAGCACACGATGCTCGGCCGCTTCAAGCACGAGGGCGCCAACATGACCCTCTCCCGCGGCCGCGCGGTGGTCTACATGGGCGACGACGAGCGGGGCGACTACCTCTACAAGTTCGTCTCCGCCGACCGGTACGACCCGCGCGGGTCGAAGCGGGCCCAGCGCCACAACATGGCGCTGCTCGACCGGGGCACCCTCTACGTCGCCAAGCTCACCGGCGACGGCACCGAGGACGGTGTCAGCGACGGCACCGGCGAGTGGATCAGGCTCTGCACCGACACCCGTTCCTTCGTGCCCGGGATGACCGTCGCCGAGGTGCTGATCTTCACCCGCCACGCGGCCGACAAGGTCGGCCCGACCAAGATGGACCGTCCCGAGGACGTCGAGGTCAACCCGGTCAACGGCAAGGTCTACGCGGCGCTGACCAACAACTCCAACCGCGGGTCGGCCTTCCCGGCCGACGAGGCGAACCCGATCACCTCGTCCCAGGTCCGCTCCGGTCCCGCCAGCGAGCTGACCACCGCGAGTGGCAACCGCAACGGCTACGTGCTCGAGATGACCGCCACCGGCGGCGACCACACCCGCCCCACGTTCCGCTGGGACCTGTTCTTGATCTGCGGCGACCCGGACGCGCCGGAGACCTACTTCGCCGGGTTCCCGAAGGAGTCGGTCAGCCGGATCAGCTGCCCCGACAACCTCACCTTCGACGCCCGCGGCAACCTGTGGATCTCCACCGACGGCAATGCGCTGGGGGCCAACGACGGGCTGTTCCGGGTGCCGGTCTCCGGCCCCCGGCGCGGCGAGGTCAAGCAGTTCCTCTCCGTGCCGCGCGGCGCGGAGTGCTGCGGCCCGTTGATCTACGACGGCGACCGGTCGCTCTTCTTCGCCCCGCAGCACCCGGGCGAGGTGTCGGGCGCGACGTTCGAGGAGCCGGCGAGCACCTGGCCGCACTCCGACGACTTCCCGCGACCCTCGGTCTGCGTGGCCTACCGGCAGCGCTGA
- a CDS encoding ComEC/Rec2 family competence protein, producing the protein MALLGASAWGGALAAQLAGVWALAATAIGVLALGLVSRRPGHARGRSGEGPRRPAGGRSAPGRSALGWTAAMVVVALAVGGGALLREEAVAHGPVRTLAEQRLSVEVTGTVAGDPRLVRGPFDDQAVVRLRVTGVEARGSAYQVGAAVVLLGDPAWLEVPLGARVRAEGRLAVPDDPGTAALLTGADVPTLIQGPDPWWRASGAVRAAIRAAVADRPAAQRGLVPALVDGDDADLPPEVEQQFRTTGLTHLTAVSGTNLTLLVGFLLLAARLAGVRGRWLRLVGLFGIVGFVLLARTEPSVVRAAAMGTVGLFALGTDGRRRGLRALGAAVVVLLLVAPGLAVTAGFALSVLATGGIVLLVPGMQAALTRWMPAPVAIALAVPLAAQLACTPVVAAISGEVSLVAVAANLLAGPAVGPATVLGLAAGLVGLIWPAAGAFLGTLAGWSVAWIVAVAEHGAALPAAALGWGTDPWSILVLTLLCLAAIPLLPRLLRRRRLGVAVALVLILVVLGVPARLPGWFPGASAWPPTGWVLAACDVGQGDALVVATGRPEEAVVIDAGPDPRPVDRCLDGLGVRRVPLVVLTHFHADHIDGLGGVLGGRAVGVVEVTAVLDPPEGVAQVREEAAEAAVPLRLAPFGSAREVGEVRVQVLAPELAEAVPGAGDGSSANDASVVLLVEVAGLRVLATGDLEPPGQTALAAAVPGLRVDVLKVPHHGSRHQDHAWLASLEPRVALVSVGADNDYGHPASQTVQALEQAGAQVVRTDRSGSIAVVPRADGIDVLTER; encoded by the coding sequence ATGGCCCTGCTCGGGGCGTCGGCCTGGGGCGGAGCGCTCGCGGCCCAGCTGGCGGGAGTCTGGGCGCTGGCGGCGACCGCGATCGGCGTGCTGGCCCTCGGGCTCGTCTCGCGGCGACCCGGGCACGCCCGTGGACGATCCGGTGAAGGTCCCCGGCGACCGGCCGGCGGACGTTCCGCGCCGGGAAGGTCGGCGCTGGGCTGGACCGCCGCGATGGTCGTGGTCGCGCTCGCCGTGGGCGGCGGCGCCCTGCTGCGCGAGGAGGCGGTGGCGCACGGCCCCGTGCGCACCCTGGCCGAGCAGCGTCTCAGCGTCGAGGTGACCGGGACGGTCGCCGGCGACCCGCGCCTGGTGCGCGGGCCCTTCGACGATCAGGCCGTGGTCCGTCTGCGCGTCACCGGGGTCGAGGCTCGGGGCAGCGCCTACCAGGTCGGAGCCGCCGTCGTGCTTCTCGGCGACCCGGCCTGGCTGGAGGTTCCGTTGGGGGCGCGGGTCCGGGCGGAGGGTCGTCTGGCGGTGCCGGACGACCCCGGCACCGCGGCCCTGCTGACCGGCGCCGACGTGCCGACGCTGATCCAGGGACCGGACCCCTGGTGGCGGGCCTCGGGGGCGGTCCGCGCGGCGATCCGCGCTGCCGTCGCCGACCGGCCCGCGGCGCAGCGCGGTCTGGTGCCGGCGCTGGTGGACGGCGACGACGCCGACCTTCCGCCGGAGGTGGAGCAGCAGTTCCGCACCACGGGTCTGACCCACCTGACCGCGGTCAGCGGCACGAACCTCACGCTGCTGGTCGGCTTCCTCCTGCTGGCGGCGCGGCTCGCCGGTGTGCGAGGGCGCTGGCTGCGGCTGGTGGGCCTGTTCGGCATCGTCGGATTCGTGCTGCTCGCCAGGACCGAGCCGAGCGTGGTGCGGGCGGCCGCGATGGGCACGGTCGGTCTGTTCGCGCTCGGCACCGACGGGCGGCGCCGCGGCCTGCGCGCGCTGGGCGCTGCGGTCGTGGTGCTGCTGCTGGTCGCGCCGGGCCTGGCGGTGACCGCCGGTTTCGCCCTCTCGGTGCTGGCCACGGGCGGGATCGTGCTGTTGGTACCGGGGATGCAGGCCGCTCTGACCCGGTGGATGCCGGCCCCCGTGGCGATCGCCCTGGCCGTGCCGCTGGCCGCCCAGCTGGCCTGCACGCCGGTGGTGGCCGCGATCTCCGGGGAGGTCAGCCTGGTCGCGGTGGCGGCCAACCTGCTGGCCGGGCCGGCGGTCGGACCGGCCACGGTGCTGGGCCTCGCCGCCGGACTGGTCGGTCTGATCTGGCCCGCGGCCGGGGCGTTTCTCGGCACGCTCGCCGGGTGGTCCGTGGCCTGGATCGTCGCCGTGGCCGAGCACGGAGCCGCTCTCCCGGCGGCCGCCCTCGGGTGGGGCACCGACCCGTGGTCGATCCTGGTGCTCACCCTGCTCTGTCTCGCCGCGATCCCACTGCTGCCCCGGCTGCTGCGCCGGCGCCGTCTCGGCGTCGCGGTGGCGCTGGTGCTGATCCTGGTCGTGCTCGGCGTGCCCGCACGGCTCCCCGGGTGGTTCCCGGGCGCGTCCGCCTGGCCGCCGACGGGTTGGGTGCTGGCCGCCTGCGACGTCGGTCAGGGTGACGCGCTGGTGGTCGCCACCGGTCGTCCGGAGGAGGCGGTGGTGATCGACGCCGGTCCGGACCCGCGGCCGGTCGACAGGTGCCTGGACGGGCTCGGGGTGCGACGGGTCCCGCTGGTGGTGCTGACCCACTTCCACGCCGACCACATCGACGGTCTCGGCGGCGTGCTCGGCGGCCGAGCGGTGGGGGTGGTCGAGGTGACCGCGGTGCTGGATCCGCCGGAGGGGGTGGCGCAGGTGCGGGAGGAGGCGGCGGAGGCGGCGGTGCCGCTGCGACTGGCCCCGTTCGGCAGCGCCCGGGAGGTCGGCGAGGTGCGGGTCCAGGTGCTGGCGCCGGAGCTGGCCGAGGCCGTGCCCGGTGCCGGCGACGGATCCTCGGCCAACGACGCCAGCGTCGTCCTGCTGGTGGAGGTGGCCGGCCTGCGGGTCCTGGCCACCGGCGACCTGGAGCCGCCGGGCCAGACGGCGCTGGCGGCGGCGGTGCCCGGGCTGCGGGTGGACGTGCTCAAGGTGCCCCACCACGGGAGTCGGCACCAGGACCACGCCTGGCTGGCCTCGCTGGAGCCTCGGGTGGCGCTGGTCTCGGTGGGCGCGGACAACGACTACGGGCACCCCGCGAGCCAGACCGTGCAGGCCCTGGAGCAGGCCGGTGCGCAGGTGGTGCGCACCGACCGGAGCGGTTCGATCGCGGTGGTCCCGCGGGCTGACGGGATCGACGTGCTCACCGAGCGGTGA
- a CDS encoding SDR family NAD(P)-dependent oxidoreductase produces the protein MTDSNQSNLFRLDGKVAVVTGASSGLGVSFARALAEAGADVALGARRVERLADTAALVTAAGRRAVSVATDVADPDSCSALVEAAMEEFGRVDVLVNNAGIGTAVPATRETPDQFRQVIDVNLNGCYWMAQACGRVMQPGSSIVNISSVLGITTAGLPQAAYASSKAGLIGMTRDLAQQWTGRKGIRVNAIAPGFFDSEMTDEYPPGYLEQQQGRIPMGRKGDPAELAATVVFLASDAAGYITGQTLPVDGGMTIT, from the coding sequence ATGACCGACTCCAACCAGTCCAACCTGTTCCGCCTGGACGGCAAGGTCGCCGTGGTGACCGGTGCGTCCTCCGGCCTCGGCGTCTCCTTCGCCCGAGCGCTGGCCGAGGCCGGGGCCGACGTCGCCCTCGGCGCGCGCCGGGTCGAGCGTCTCGCCGACACCGCCGCGCTGGTCACCGCCGCCGGCCGACGCGCGGTGAGCGTGGCGACCGACGTGGCCGACCCGGACTCGTGCAGCGCCCTGGTCGAGGCCGCGATGGAGGAGTTCGGCCGCGTCGACGTCCTGGTCAACAACGCGGGGATCGGCACCGCGGTCCCGGCGACCCGGGAGACCCCGGACCAGTTCCGTCAGGTGATCGACGTGAACCTCAACGGGTGCTACTGGATGGCGCAGGCCTGCGGCCGGGTGATGCAGCCGGGCTCCAGCATCGTCAACATCTCCTCCGTGCTCGGCATCACCACCGCCGGACTCCCCCAGGCCGCCTACGCCTCGAGCAAGGCCGGGCTGATCGGGATGACCCGCGACCTGGCGCAGCAGTGGACCGGGCGCAAGGGCATCCGGGTGAACGCGATCGCGCCCGGCTTCTTCGACTCCGAGATGACCGACGAGTACCCGCCGGGCTACCTGGAGCAGCAGCAGGGCCGGATCCCGATGGGCCGCAAGGGCGACCCCGCCGAGCTCGCGGCCACCGTGGTCTTCCTCGCCTCCGACGCCGCCGGCTACATCACCGGGCAGACGCTGCCGGTGGACGGCGGGATGACCATCACCTGA